A window from Salvia miltiorrhiza cultivar Shanhuang (shh) chromosome 2, IMPLAD_Smil_shh, whole genome shotgun sequence encodes these proteins:
- the LOC131007995 gene encoding uncharacterized protein LOC131007995, with product MEGIRSMRNLPLGEAPVPQNLDEVTKPEMNAPDQGFPPAAIQTPVPLFIRLMDKSEGEEGKKKGKEKTKTREEGGDGKKRGQNNSTWKRRARVGPTLKAGRGGRGGRTDGGERGGKLMDEGKKVEGVEEEGGKGKKELTVGKEGGSEGGTDRSLRGKKRGVGEMVDEEGEEMSRKCSRVSQEVDLVLTAEAAEQPRRSQ from the coding sequence ATGGAAGGAATAAGGTCGATGAGGAACCTGCCTCTTGGGGAGGCTCCCGTCCCGCAAAATTTGGACGAAGTTACTAAGCCTGAGATGAATGCACCAGACCAAGGCTTTCCCCCAGCGGCCATTCAAACTCCGGTGCCTTTGTTTATCCGTCTCATGGATAAGAGTGAAGGAGAGGAAGGCAAGAAGAAGGGGaaagaaaagacgaagacgagGGAGGAGGGTGGGGATGGTAAGAAGAGGGGACAGAACAACTCCACGTGGAAGAGAAGAGCGAGGGTGGGCCCTACGCTCAAGGCAGGGAGGGGAGGCAGGGGAGGGAGAACTGATGGTGGTGAGAGGGGTGGGAAGCTTATGGATGAAGGGAAGAAGGTCGAGGGTGTTGAGGAGGAGGGAGGGAAGGGTAAGAAAGAACTTACTGTTGGGAAAGAGGGAGGTTCCGAGGGGGGGACTGACCGAAGTTTGAGAGGCAAGAAGAGAGGGGTTGGTGAGATGGTGGATGAGGAAGGAGAAGAAATGAGTCGAAAATGCTCCCGGGTGTCACAAGAAGTTGATCTTGTTCTAACGGCGGAGGCTGCTGAGCAGCCCCGCCGATCCCAATGA